The following proteins are co-located in the Pseudomonadota bacterium genome:
- a CDS encoding nicotinamide-nucleotide amidohydrolase family protein translates to HLEAMPDNHSRGVSQKVYKVFGLPETEVNSKLKDIENKDERIRIGYYPVFPEVHVSITVLGGSQEESDSLFQQYDAEIVRILGDCVFATDSETMEEIIGNHLTSRQKTLAVAESCSGGLISHKLTKRPGSSVFFVGGVVAYSNDLKQNILGVDSEILLKYGAVSAETVRAMADGVKRITKADYALSVTGIAGPTGGTGEKPVGTVYIGLAAEGGIEAYRYHFSGDRWQVQAMTSMAALDLLRRQMLGLQMKID, encoded by the coding sequence CACCTTGAGGCGATGCCGGATAATCACTCCCGGGGGGTGTCTCAGAAAGTATATAAGGTTTTTGGTCTCCCTGAGACCGAGGTGAACAGTAAACTCAAGGATATCGAAAACAAGGATGAACGTATCCGCATCGGCTATTACCCGGTGTTTCCGGAAGTGCATGTCAGTATAACGGTTCTCGGTGGATCACAGGAAGAAAGCGACAGCCTTTTTCAGCAATATGATGCGGAAATTGTCCGCATTCTGGGGGATTGTGTTTTTGCAACCGACTCGGAAACCATGGAAGAGATAATCGGTAATCATTTGACTTCCCGGCAGAAGACACTGGCGGTGGCCGAGTCCTGTTCCGGGGGGCTGATATCCCATAAACTGACCAAGCGTCCCGGGAGTTCAGTTTTTTTTGTCGGCGGGGTTGTGGCATACAGCAATGATCTCAAACAAAATATTCTTGGTGTAGACAGTGAAATCCTTCTGAAATATGGAGCGGTCAGCGCTGAAACCGTCAGGGCCATGGCAGATGGCGTAAAAAGGATAACCAAGGCCGACTATGCTCTTTCCGTGACCGGCATTGCCGGACCCACCGGTGGCACCGGAGAAAAACCGGTGGGCACAGTGTACATCGGTCTTGCGGCAGAAGGCGGGATTGAAGCATATCGCTATCATTTTTCCGGGGACCGCTGGCAGGTTCAAGCCATGACCTCCATGGCCGCTCTTGATTTGTTGCGGCGGCAAATGCTCGGCTTGCAAATGAAAATCGACTAG